The following are from one region of the Spodoptera frugiperda isolate SF20-4 chromosome 20, AGI-APGP_CSIRO_Sfru_2.0, whole genome shotgun sequence genome:
- the LOC118262110 gene encoding collagen alpha-2(IV) chain isoform X41: MGPGTLFYFLAALAIIHASEDTPKTKPKDEFKALSEAREARQYDSYQGQPDNEVVVDIEDDEKKQYYETNYDTSAYGFGYDVGPNGQFHHENRGPDGVTYGCYGYLDPDNFLRATHYVADSHGYRVVEPEKPVEVFPDEKYEYDESTGQALNTRPGQIIPWEKLFFPKGCGRTPGGVPAKPLPKPTPKPPRPIDSSSETTNVKPVQSGQGPNGPYGPGSWQGQPGKPGTPGRPGTPGTPGTPGTPGSPGSPGTPGGPGGPGGPGGPGGPSGGYYPGSSGTPGTAGSPGTPGTPGSPGTPGGPGTPGTSGYPGTAGTPGTPGYPGTEGTPGTPGYPGTAGTPGTPGTPGYPGTEGTPGTPGYPGTAGTPGTPGYPGTEGTPGTPGTPGYPGTAGYPGTAGTPGTPGYPGTEGTPGTPGTPGYPGTEGTPGTPGTPGYPGTAGTPGYPGYYPGGSGGYYPGQPTAPGTDGYYPGQGSGPGGPLGPDGTYGPDGTYYPGTPGTPGTPGTPGSPGGPGGPGGPGGPGGPGGPGGPNGPNGPSNGGYYPGQPGRPGTPGSPGSPGTPGGPGGPGGPGGPGGPGGPNGPNGPSSGGYYPGQPGSPGTPGSPGSPGTPGGPGGPGGPGGPGGPGGPNGPNGPSSGGYYPGQPGSPGTPGSPGSPGTPGGPGGPGGPGGPGGPGGPNGPNGPSSGGYYPGQPGSPGTPGSPGSPGTPGGPGGPGGPGGPGGPGGPNGPNGPSSGGYYPGQPGSPGTPGSPGSPGTPGGPGGPGGPGGPGGPGGPNGPNGPSNGGYYPGQPGSPGSPGSPGSPGTPGGPGGPGGPGGPGGPGGPTDTTTYPGQSSGQPSQPGQPGYPGKPGQPGYPGQPGQPGQPGQPGQPGQGGQPGKPGQPGYPGQPGQPGYPGQPGQPGQPGQPGQGGQPGKPGQPGYPGQPGQPGYPGQPGQPGQGGQPGQPGQPGGPGQPGYPGQPGQPGQGGQPGKPGQPGYPGQPGQPGYPGQPGQPGQPGQGGQPGKPGQPGYPGQPGQPGYPGQPGQPGQPGQGGQPGKPGQPGYPGQPGQPGYPGQPGQPGQPGQGGQPGKPGQPGYPGQPGQPGYPGQPGQPGQPGQGGQPGKPGQPGYPGQPGYPGQPGQPGQPGQGGQPGKPGQPGYPGQPGQPGYPGQPGQPGQPGQGGQPGKPGQPGYPGQPGQPGYPGQPGQPGGPGQQGQPGYPGQPGQPGQGGQPGQPGQPGGPGQPGYPGQPGQPGKPGQPGQPGYPGQPGQPGQPGYPGQPGQPGQPGYPGQPGQPGQPGKPGQPGQPGYPGQPGQPGQPGQPGQPGYPEQPGQPGGPGRPEDLTKPGQPGYPGQQGQPGGPGQPGQPGYPGQPGKPGQPGQPGYPGQPGQPGYPGQPGQPGQPGQQGQPGQPGKPGQPGQPGYPGQPGKPGEPGQPGYPGQPGQPGKPGQPGQPGYPGQPGEPGQPGQPGQPGQPGYPGQPGQPGGPGQPGQPGYPGQPGQAGQPGQPGYPGQPGQPGYPGQQGQPGGPGQPGQPGTPGQPGQPGYPGQPGQPGEPGKPGQPGQPGQPGYPGQPGQPGYPGQQGQPGGPGQPGQPGYPGQPGQPGQPGQPGQPGYPGQPGQPGEPGKPGQPGQPGQPGYPGQPGQPGYPGQQGQPGGPGQPGQPGYPGQPGQPGQPGQPGQPGYPGQPGQPGYPGQQGQPGGPGQPGQPGYPGQPGQPGQPGQPGQPGYPGQPGQPGYPGQQGQPGGPGQPGQPGTPGQPGQPGYPGQPGQPGEPGKPGQPGQPGQPGYPGQPGQPGYPGQQGQPGGPGQPGQPGKPGQPGQPGYPGQPGQPGEPGKPGQPGQPGQPGYPGQPGQPGYPGQQGQPGGPGQPGQPGYPGQPGQPGEPGKPGQPGQPGQPGYPGQPGQPGQPGQSGGPGQPGQPGYPGQPGQPGGPGQPGQPGYPGQPGQPGYPGQPGQPGQPGHPGQPGYPGQPGQPGQPGYPGQPGQPGYPGQPGQPGQPGQPGYPGQPGQPGQPGYPGQPGQPGYPGQPGQPGQPGQPGYPGQPGQPGQPGQPGYPGQPGQPGYPGQPGQPGQPGYPGQPGQYPDSETAPSGTGVQPPATVPSHQMPPFPIYVIPYPLPIVPSPASCPCYLLKPGQNETNVQAQGPQATAPPHYQNQPQYPPYGIIGFVPVVFVPYCPGNASNMNSAQQNFPNAVPVQYSCNQCQASSDIYRYLGRLNGGRSTGFKDLKDLKDLKEIKSLTELDDLLKNQIKPLEKSMHTIAANPRVLAETNDKNEKKEKIETKTPRRRTRTGRTRVSKN; this comes from the exons ATGGGGCCGGGAACACTCTTCTATTTcttg GCCGCGCTGGCTATAATACATGCCAGCGAGGATACGCCAAAGACAAAGCCAAAAGATGAATTCAAAGCATTATCCGAAGCGCGAGAAGCTCGCCAATATGACTCGTACCAGGGACAACCAGATAACGAAGTGGTCGTGGACATAGAGGACGATGAAAAGAAACAGTATTATGAAACCAATTACGACAcaa GTGCATACGGCTTCGGTTATGACGTCGGTCCAAATGGGCAGTTCCATCATGAGAACCGCGGTCCGGATGGCGTCACCTATGGTTGCTATGGTTACTTGGACCCAGATAACTTCCTTCGTGCTACTCACTACGTTGCTGACAGCCACGGATACAGAGTAGTGGAACCAGAGAAACCAGTCGAAGTATTCCCTGACGAGAAATATGAATACGATGAATC CACTGGACAGGCGTTAAACACTCGGCCCGGACAAATCATCCCCTGGGAGAAACTCTTCTTCCCCAAGGGATGCGGTCGTACTCCCGGTGGAGTTCCAGCCAAGCCTTTACCGAAACCTACGCCCAAACCACCTCGTCCCATAGACAGCAGTAGCGAGACCACGAATGTCAAACCTGTACAATCTGGACAAG gACCCAATGGACCTTACGGCCCTGGATCat GGCAAGGtcaaccaggcaagccaggaaCTCCCGGCAGGCCCGGTACTCCAGGTACTCCAGGCACCCCAGGAACCCCAGGCTCTCCCGGTTCTCCCGGCACACCAGGTGGACCAG GAGGTCCAGGTGGTCCCGGCGGCCCCGGTGGTCCATCAGGCGGCTACTACCCCGGCTCTAGTGGAACCCCAGGCACCGCTGGATCTCCAGGAACCCCAGGTACACCCGGTAGTCCCGGTACCCCCGGCGGCCCAGGTACTCCTGGGACCTCAGGTTACCCTGGCACAGCTGGTACCCCAGGTACACCTGGATACCCAGGCACAGAAGGAACCCCAGGTACACCTGGTTACCCAGGCACAGCTGGTACCCCAGGCACACCAGGTACACCTGGATATCCAGGTACAGAAGGCACCCCAGGAACACCTGGTTACCCAGGTACGGCAGGTACCCCAGGTACACCTGGTTACCCAGGCACAGAAGGAACTCCTGGCACTCCAGGTACACCTGGTTACCCAGGCACAGCTGGTTACCCAGGCACAGCTGGTACCCCAGGCACACCTGGTTACCCAGGCACAGAAGGAACCCCAGGAACACCAGGCACACCTGGTTACCCAGGCACAGAAGGAACCCCAGGCACACCAGGCACACCTGGATATCCAGGCACAGCAGGCACACCTGGTTACCCAGGATACTATCCCGGCG GCTCAGGTGGATATTACCCAGGACAACCAACTGCACCAG GCACAGACGGCTATTATCCAGGACAAGGTAGTGGACCAG GAGGACCATTAGGTCCTGATGGTACTTATGGTCCCGATGGTACCTACTACCCGGGCACTCCAGGAACACCAGGCACACCAGGCACACCAGGCAGCCCCGGCGGCCCTGGCGGCCCag GAGGTCCCGGAGGGCCCGGCGGTCCTGGAGGCCCCGGAGGACCTAATGGACCCAATGGCCCATCAAACGGCGGCTACTACCCAGGACAACCCGGCAGACCTGGCACTCCAGGCAGTCCAGGATCACCAGGTACTCCAGGAGGACCAGGAGGTCCAGGTGGACCAGGAGGTCCTGGAGGACCAGGAGGACCAAACGGACCCAATGGCCCTTCAAGCGGCGGATACTACCCAGGACAACCCGGCAGCCCTGGCACTCCAGGAAGCCCAGGATCACCAGGCACTCCAGGAGGACCAGGTGGACCAGGTGGACCAGGAGGTCCAGGAGGACCTGGTGGACCTAATGGACCCAATGGCCCTTCAAGCGGCGGCTACTACCCAGGACAACCCGGCAGCCCTGGCACTCCAGGCAGCCCAGGATCACCAGGCACTCCAGGAGGACCAGGAGGTCCGGGCGGACCAGGTGGCCCAGGAGGTCCCGGAGGGCCTAATGGACCCAATGGCCCTTCAAGCGGTGGCTACTACCCAGGACAACCCGGCAGCCCTGGCACTCCAGGCAGCCCAGGATCACCAGGCACTCCAGGAG GACCAGGAGGTCCGGGCGGGCCAGGTGGACCTGGAGGTCCCGGAGGGCCTAATGGACCCAATGGCCCTTCAAGCGGCGGATACTACCCAGGACAACCCGGCAGCCCTGGCACTCCAGGCAGCCCAGGATCACCAGGCACTCCAGGAGGTCCAGGAGGACCAGGTGGGCCAGGTGGACCAGGTGGCCCGGGAGGGCCAAACGGACCCAATGGCCCTTCGAACGGCGGATACTACCCAGGACAACCCGGCAGCCCCGGTTCACCAGGAAGCCCAGGATCACCAGGAACACCCG gtggTCCCGGAGGTCCAGGTGGTCCCGGTGGACCTGGAGGACCCGGTGGTCCCACCGACACAACAACTTATCCAGGACAATCAA GTGGCCAACCTAGTCAACCAGGACAGCCGGGATACCCAGGCAAACCAGGACAGCCTGGCTACCCAGGACAACCAGGACAACCAGGGCAACCAGGACAACCCGGACAGCCAGGACAAGGTGGCCAACCTGGTAAACCAGGACAGCCAGGATACCCAGGCCAACCAGGACAGCCAGGATACCCAGGACAACCAGGCCAACCAGGACAACCAGGACAGCCAGGACAAGGTGGTCAACCTGGTAAACCAGGACAGCCAGGATACCCAGGCCAACCAGGACAGCCTGGCTACCCAGGACAACCAGGACAACCAG gACAAGGAGGACAACCTGGTCAACCTGGACAGCCAGGTGGCCCAGGACAGCCAGGATACCCAGGACAACCAGGACAGCCAGGACAAGGTGGCCAACCTGGTAAACCAGGACAGCCAGGATACCCAGGACAACCAGGTCAGCCAGGATACCCAGGACAACCAGGACAACCCGGACAGCCAGGACAAGGTGGCCAACCTGGTAAACCAGGACAGCCAGGATACCCAGGCCAACCAGGACAGCCAGGATACCCAGGACAACCAGGACAACCCGGACAGCCAGGACAAGGTGGCCAACCTGGTAAACCAGGACAGCCAGGATACCCAGGCCAACCAGGACAGCCAGGATACCCAGGACAACCAGGACAACCCGGACAGCCAGGACAAGGTGGCCAACCTGGTAAACCAGGACAGCCAGGATACCCAGGCCAACCAGGACAGCCAGGATACCCAGGACAACCAGGACAACCCGGACAGCCAGGACAAGGTGGCCAACCTGGTAAACCAGGACAGCCAGGATACCCAGGACAACCAG GATACCCAGGACAACCAGGACAACCCGGACAGCCAGGACAAGGTGGCCAACCTGGTAAACCAGGACAGCCAGGATACCCAGGACAACCAGGACAGCCAGGATACCCAGGACAACCAGGACAACCCGGACAGCCAGGACAAGGTGGCCAACCTGGTAAACCAGGACAGCCAGGATACCCAGGTCAACCAGGACAGCCAGGCTACCCAGGACAACCAGGACAGCCAGGTGGCCCAGGACAGCAAGGACAACCGGGTTATCCAGGACAACCAG GACAACCAGGGCAAGGAGGACAACCTGGTCAACCTGGACAGCCAGGTGGCCCAGGACAGCCAGGATACCCAGGACAACCAGGTCAGCCCGGAAAACCGGGACAACCTGGGCAGCCAGGTTACCCAGGGCAGCCCGGTCAGCCAGGACAGCCAGGATACCCAGGGCAACCCGGTCAGCCAGGGCAGCCAGGATACCCAGGTCAACCAGGACAACCAGGTCAACCCGGAAAACCGGGACAACCCGGGCAGCCAGGATACCCAGGGCAACCCGGTCAGCCAGGACAGCCAGGACAACCAGGGCAGCCCGGATATCCAGAACAACCAGGACAGCCAG gaGGACCAGGACGTCCTGAAGACCTAACTAAACCAGGTCAGCCAGGATACCCAGGACAGCAAGGACAACCCGGTGGTCCAGGACAGCCAGGACAACCTGGATACCCAGGACAACCAG GTAAACCAGGACAACCTGGTCAACCAGGATATCCAGGACAGCCAGGACAGCCCGGATACCCGGGACAACCTGGTCAACCAGGACAGCCAGGTCAACAAGGACAACCAGGACAGCCTGGTAAACCAGGTCAGCCAGGCCAGCCAGGATATCCAGGACAACCTGGCAAACCAGGCGAACCAGGCCAACCAGGATACCCAGGACAACCAGGACAACCTGGCAAACCGGGTCAACCTGGCCAGCCAGGATACCCAGGACAAccag GTGAACCAGGCCAACCTGGTCAACCCGGACAGCCAGGACAACCAGGATACCCAGGACAGCCAGGACAACCCGGTGGTCCAGGTCAGCCAGGCCAACCAGGATACCCAGGACAGCCAGGTCAAGCAGGACAACCAGGTCAACCAGGATACCCCGGACAGCCCGGACAGCCAGGATACCCAGGACAGCAAGGACAACCTGGTGGCCCAGGACAGCCAGGGCAACCAGGTACACCAGGCCAGCCCGGCCAACCAGGATACCCAGGCCAACCAGGTCAACCAGGAGAACCTGGCAAACCAGGACAACCTGGCCAGCCAGGACAACCAGGATACCCAGGACAGCCCGGACAGCCAGGTTACCCTGGACAGCAAGGACAACCTGGTGGTCCAGGACAGCCAGGACAACCAGGATACCCAGGACAACCCGGACAACCAGGTCAACCAGGCCAGCCCGGCCAACCAGGATACCCAGGCCAACCAGGACAACCAGGAGAACCTGGCAAACCAGGACAACCTGGCCAGCCAGGACAACCAGGATACCCAGGACAGCCCGGACAGCCAGGTTACCCTGGACAGCAAGGACAACCTGGTGGTCCAGGACAGCCAGGACAACCAGGATACCCAGGACAACCCGGACAACCAGGTCAACCAGGCCAGCCCGGCCAACCAGGATACCCAGGCCAACCAGGTCAACCAGGATACCCAGGGCAACAAGGACAACCCGGTGGTCCAGGACAGCCAGGACAACCAGGATACCCAGGACAACCCGGACAACCAGGTCAACCAGGCCAGCCCGGCCAACCAGGATACCCAGGCCAACCAGGTCAACCAGGATACCCAGGGCAACAAGGACAACCCGGTGGTCCAGGACAACCCGGACAACCAGGTACACCAGGCCAGCCCGGCCAACCAGGATACCCAGGGCAGCCAGGTCAACCAGGAGAACCTGGTAAACCAGGACAACCCGGACAACCAG GTCAACCAGGATACCCCGGACAGCCCGGACAGCCAGGATACCCAGGACAGCAAGGACAACCCGGTGGTCCAGGACAGCCAGGGCAACCAG GTAAACCAGGACAACCCGGACAACCAG GATACCCAGGGCAGCCAGGTCAACCAGGAGAACCTGGTAAACCAGGACAGCCTGGCCAACCAGGACAACCAGGATACCCAGGACAACCCGGACAACCAGGATACCCAGGACAGCAAGGACAACCCGGTGGTCCAGGACAGCCAGGGCAACCAGGATACCCAGGCCAACCAGGTCAACCAGGAGAACCTGGCAAACCAGGACAGCCTGGCCAGCCAGGACAACCAGGATACCCAGGACAGCCCGGACAACCAGGACAACCAGGGCAATCAG GTGGCCCCGGACAACCAGGACAACCTGGATATCCAGGACAACCAGGACAGCCTGGAGGGCCTGGACAACCTGGACAACCGGGTTACCCAGGACAGCCCGGACAGCCGGGATACCCAGGACAGCCAGGTCAGCCAGGTCAACCTGGACACCCAGGGCAGCCGGGATACCCAGGACAACCAGGACAACCAGGACAGCCCGGATACCCAGGACAACCAGGACAGCCCGGATACCCAGGTCAGCCAGGACAACCAGGACAACCAGGACAGCCGGGATACCCAGGACAACCAGGACAACCAGGACAGCCGGGATACCCAGGACAACCAGGACAGCCGGGATACCCAGGTCAGCCAGGACAACCAGGACAACCAGGACAGCCGGGATACCCAGGTCAGCCAGGACAACCAGGACAACCAGGACAGCCGGGATACCCAGGACAGCCAGGACAACCAGGCTACCCCGGACAGCCAGGACAACCAGGACAGCCGGGATACCCAGGTCAACCAGGACAATACCCAG ATTCTGAAACGGCACCGTCTGGCACCGGAGTACAACCACCTGCCACTGTAC